The proteins below come from a single Serratia ficaria genomic window:
- the hcp gene encoding hydroxylamine reductase gives MFCVQCEQTIRTPAGNGCSYAQGMCGKTAETSDLQDLLVAALQGLSAWALQARSLGIVDHDIDSFAPRAFFSTLTNVNFDSERIIGYARETLMLRDSLAARCRLLDAGVRVDHPLAALQLAGSDMPSLLQQAAQFALNSDQAEVGDDVHGLRMLCLYGLKGAAAYMEHAHVLGQFDPQIYADYHAFMAWLGTQPRDVDTLLNNAMGIGKMNFNVMAILDRGETQAYGDPQPSAVNVRPVVGKAILISGHDLKDLQMLLEQTEGQNVNVYTHGEMLPAHGYPQLKKFKHLVGNYGSGWQNQQVEFARFPGPIVMTSNCIIDPNVGNYGDRIWTRSIVGWPGVNHLEGDDFGAIIRQAQGMNGFPYTEIEHLITVGFGRQTLLNAADTVIGLVAQKKLRHVFLVGGCDGSRDERSYFTDFARSVPQDCLIMTLACGKYRFNKLDFGTLEGLPRLLDVGQCNDAYSAIMLAVKLADTLGCSVNELPLSLVLSWFEQKAIVILLTLLSLGVKNIVTGPTAPGFLTENLMAVLNEKFGLRPITTVEQDLSALLG, from the coding sequence ATGTTCTGTGTGCAGTGCGAACAAACTATCCGTACCCCGGCAGGCAACGGCTGCTCTTATGCCCAGGGCATGTGCGGCAAAACCGCCGAAACCTCCGACCTGCAGGACCTGCTGGTGGCGGCGTTGCAGGGGCTGTCCGCCTGGGCGCTGCAGGCGCGATCGCTCGGCATCGTCGATCACGATATCGACAGCTTTGCTCCGCGCGCCTTCTTCTCCACCCTGACCAACGTCAACTTCGATTCCGAACGCATCATCGGCTATGCGCGGGAAACCCTGATGCTGCGCGATTCGCTGGCCGCCCGTTGCCGGCTGCTGGACGCCGGGGTGCGCGTCGATCATCCGCTGGCGGCGCTGCAGCTGGCGGGAAGCGATATGCCGTCGCTGTTGCAGCAGGCGGCGCAGTTCGCCCTCAACAGCGACCAGGCCGAGGTGGGCGACGACGTGCACGGCCTGCGCATGCTGTGCCTGTACGGTCTGAAAGGCGCGGCGGCCTACATGGAGCACGCCCACGTGCTGGGCCAGTTCGACCCGCAGATCTACGCCGACTACCACGCCTTTATGGCCTGGCTCGGCACCCAGCCGCGCGACGTCGATACCCTGTTGAACAACGCCATGGGCATCGGCAAGATGAACTTCAACGTGATGGCGATCCTCGATCGCGGCGAAACCCAAGCCTACGGCGATCCGCAGCCCAGCGCGGTTAACGTGCGCCCGGTGGTCGGCAAGGCCATTCTGATCTCCGGCCACGATCTGAAAGATCTGCAGATGCTGCTGGAGCAGACCGAGGGCCAGAACGTCAACGTCTACACCCACGGCGAAATGCTGCCGGCGCACGGTTATCCGCAGCTGAAGAAATTCAAGCACCTGGTGGGCAACTACGGCAGCGGCTGGCAGAACCAGCAGGTCGAGTTCGCCAGGTTCCCCGGCCCGATCGTGATGACTTCCAACTGCATTATCGATCCCAACGTCGGCAATTACGGCGACCGCATCTGGACGCGCAGCATCGTCGGCTGGCCGGGCGTCAACCACCTGGAAGGCGACGACTTCGGCGCGATTATCCGCCAGGCCCAGGGCATGAACGGCTTCCCTTACACCGAGATCGAGCACCTGATCACCGTCGGCTTCGGCCGCCAGACGCTGCTGAACGCCGCCGACACGGTGATCGGCCTGGTGGCGCAGAAAAAACTGCGCCATGTGTTCCTGGTCGGCGGTTGCGACGGCAGCCGCGACGAACGCAGCTATTTCACCGACTTCGCCCGCAGCGTGCCGCAGGACTGCCTGATCATGACGCTGGCCTGCGGCAAGTACCGTTTCAACAAGCTGGACTTCGGCACGCTGGAGGGCCTGCCGCGCCTGCTGGACGTCGGCCAGTGCAACGACGCCTATTCCGCCATCATGCTGGCGGTCAAGCTGGCCGATACGCTCGGCTGCAGCGTCAATGAGCTACCGCTCAGCCTGGTGTTGTCCTGGTTCGAGCAAAAGGCGATCGTCATTCTGCTGACGCTGCTGTCGCTGGGGGTGAAGAATATCGTCACCGGCCCGACCGCGCCGGGCTTCCTGACCGAAAACCTGATGGCGGTCCTCAACGAGAAGTTCGGCCTGCGCCCGATCACCACCGTTGAGCAGGATCTGTCCGCCCTGCTCGGCTGA
- a CDS encoding lysine exporter LysO family protein, producing MYSGLLIILLPLIAGYLIPLHSRRLLQLINRLLSWMVYVILFFMGISLAFMEDLSSNLLLIFQYAAAFFLCILCANLLLLALLERRMPWRNSHKQERLPSRLHMALDSLKLCGVVLGGFLLGLTQWQWLQFAGKGSEYALIFLLLLVGIQLRNSGMTLRQIVLNRRGTLVALAVAVASLAGGALAAQLMGLPLKTGLAMASGFGWYSLSGILITDAYGPVLGSAAFFNDLARELVAIMLIPTLVRRSRSSALGLCGATSMDFTLPVLQRSGGLEMVPPAIVHGFLLSLLAPVLIALFS from the coding sequence ATGTATTCAGGACTGCTGATTATTCTGTTACCGCTGATTGCCGGTTACCTTATCCCTTTACACAGCCGCCGGCTGCTGCAGCTGATCAACCGGCTGTTAAGCTGGATGGTGTACGTGATCCTGTTCTTTATGGGCATCAGCCTGGCGTTTATGGAAGATCTCAGCAGCAATCTGCTGTTGATCTTCCAGTACGCCGCGGCGTTTTTCCTGTGCATCCTCTGCGCCAACCTGCTGCTGCTGGCGTTGCTGGAGCGCCGCATGCCGTGGCGCAACAGCCATAAACAGGAGAGGCTGCCCTCGCGCCTGCACATGGCGCTGGACTCGCTCAAGCTGTGCGGCGTGGTGCTCGGCGGTTTCCTGCTCGGGCTGACGCAATGGCAATGGCTGCAGTTCGCCGGCAAGGGCAGCGAATACGCGCTGATCTTCCTGCTGCTGCTGGTCGGCATCCAGCTGCGCAACAGCGGCATGACGCTGCGCCAAATCGTCTTGAACCGCCGCGGCACCCTAGTGGCGTTGGCGGTGGCCGTCGCCTCGCTGGCCGGCGGCGCGCTGGCGGCGCAGCTGATGGGCCTGCCGCTGAAGACCGGGCTGGCGATGGCCTCGGGCTTTGGCTGGTATTCGCTGTCCGGCATTTTGATCACCGACGCCTACGGCCCGGTGCTGGGCAGCGCCGCCTTCTTCAACGATCTGGCCCGCGAGCTGGTGGCGATCATGCTGATCCCGACGCTGGTGCGCCGCAGCCGCTCCTCGGCCCTCGGCCTGTGCGGCGCCACCTCGATGGACTTTACCCTGCCGGTGCTGCAACGCAGCGGCGGGCTGGAAATGGTGCCGCCGGCCATCGTGCACGGTTTCCTGCTGAGCCTGCTGGCGCCGGTGCTGATCGCCCTGTTCTCCTGA
- a CDS encoding ATP-dependent endonuclease, with amino-acid sequence MFLERIEIVGFRGINRLSLTLDDNTLLLGENAWGKSSLLDALTLLLAPEQKLYRFEAQDFHYPPGEESAKERHLQVVFTFCEKDIGHAHLPRYRHLTPLWVKGDDSLSRIHYRCEGELADDGTVCTWRGFLDVDGNPMQLHHIEQLAHAIIRIHPVLRLRDARFIRRLRPSSLTDENPADHQALAQQLDQLMRELVRNPQKLTNGELRQGLAAMQQLLEHYFAEQGSQVARPRRRGQEPEQDAWRALDGINRMVAEPNSRSMRLVLLGMFSTLLQAKGNVKLDPHARPLLLVEDPETRLHPIMLSVAWGLLNQLPLQRITTTNSSELVSLVPVEHVCRLVRESGRVATYRLGPRGLGAEDGRRIAFHIRFNRPSSLFARCWLLVEGETEVWLLNELARQCGYHFEAEGVRVIEFAQCGLKPLLRFARRMGIEWHALVDGDEAGKKYANTVRSLLDNHEDNERDRLTALPAPDMEHFMFREGFSAVYHRVASVPINAQMPMRKVILKAVHHSSKPDLAIEVAMQAGEWGTDAVPPLLKKMFSRVIWLARGRAD; translated from the coding sequence ATGTTCTTGGAGCGTATCGAGATTGTAGGTTTTCGCGGCATTAACCGGTTGTCGCTGACGTTGGACGACAACACGCTGCTGCTCGGTGAAAACGCCTGGGGCAAGTCCAGCCTGCTGGATGCGCTGACGCTGCTGCTGGCGCCGGAGCAGAAGCTGTACCGCTTCGAGGCGCAGGATTTTCACTACCCGCCGGGCGAAGAGTCGGCCAAAGAGCGCCATCTGCAGGTGGTGTTCACCTTTTGCGAAAAAGACATCGGCCATGCGCACCTGCCGCGCTATCGGCATTTGACGCCGCTGTGGGTCAAGGGCGACGATAGCCTGAGCCGCATTCACTACCGCTGCGAAGGGGAGCTGGCCGATGACGGCACGGTGTGCACCTGGCGCGGCTTTCTCGACGTCGACGGCAACCCGATGCAGCTGCACCACATTGAGCAGCTGGCGCATGCCATTATCCGCATTCACCCGGTGTTGCGCCTGCGCGACGCGCGTTTCATCCGCCGCCTGCGCCCCAGCAGCCTGACCGACGAAAACCCGGCGGACCACCAGGCGCTGGCGCAGCAGCTGGATCAACTGATGCGCGAACTGGTGCGCAACCCGCAAAAGCTGACCAACGGCGAGCTGCGGCAAGGGCTGGCCGCCATGCAGCAACTGCTGGAGCATTACTTTGCCGAGCAGGGGTCGCAGGTGGCGCGGCCGCGGCGGCGCGGCCAGGAACCCGAGCAGGATGCGTGGCGCGCGCTGGACGGCATCAACCGTATGGTGGCCGAGCCGAACAGCCGCAGCATGCGTTTGGTGCTGCTGGGGATGTTTTCCACCCTGTTGCAGGCCAAGGGCAACGTCAAACTGGATCCCCACGCCCGGCCGCTGCTGCTGGTGGAAGACCCGGAAACCCGTTTGCACCCGATCATGCTGTCGGTGGCCTGGGGGCTGCTCAACCAGCTGCCGCTGCAGCGCATCACCACCACCAATTCCAGCGAGCTGGTGTCGCTGGTGCCGGTGGAGCACGTCTGCCGCCTGGTGCGCGAGTCGGGGCGAGTGGCGACCTACCGTCTCGGGCCTCGCGGGCTGGGCGCCGAAGATGGGCGGCGCATCGCGTTTCATATCCGCTTCAACCGGCCATCGTCGCTGTTCGCCCGCTGTTGGCTGCTGGTGGAGGGCGAGACCGAAGTCTGGCTGTTGAACGAGCTGGCGCGCCAGTGCGGCTACCATTTCGAAGCGGAAGGGGTGCGGGTGATCGAGTTCGCCCAGTGCGGCCTGAAGCCGTTGCTGAGATTCGCCCGGCGCATGGGCATTGAGTGGCATGCGCTGGTGGACGGCGACGAGGCGGGTAAAAAATACGCCAATACCGTGCGCAGCCTGCTGGACAATCACGAAGACAACGAACGCGATCGGCTGACGGCGTTGCCGGCGCCGGACATGGAGCATTTTATGTTCCGCGAAGGCTTCAGCGCCGTCTACCATCGGGTGGCGTCGGTGCCGATCAACGCGCAGATGCCGATGCGCAAGGTGATCCTGAAGGCGGTGCATCACTCGTCGAAGCCCGATCTGGCGATCGAGGTGGCGATGCAGGCCGGCGAATGGGGCACGGATGCGGTGCCGCCGCTGCTGAAGAAAATGTTCTCGCGGGTGATCTGGCTGGCGCGCGGCCGGGCGGACTAA
- a CDS encoding VirK/YbjX family protein: MSQLSYPLVSARPLNGWQLMTALINGDKAPSNAWKKTSFRLKFLSRSLLNWRTTRGLLSTLAANPLLDEILRAQPNLPCKLHRPYLAANMNKIECLFALRDHYDLLVQRMPLKMRLGHLGRQPFVLASAQGKSGAPVTLELAAIDTLNKEGEATLLLRNANGVMLAEITFALMHYRQQPTLFIGGLQGANHQVPHAEIQQTTKECHGLFPKRLVLEGIGTLARHLGIRQIVAVGNATHIYQNWRYQSKKKDQLHADYDQFWISMGGKPLDSGYFLLPERIARKPIDEVVSKKRAEYRRRYQLLDELEHGLAAHFGAR; this comes from the coding sequence ATGTCACAGCTCAGCTATCCACTCGTATCCGCCCGGCCGCTCAACGGCTGGCAACTGATGACGGCGCTGATTAATGGCGATAAGGCGCCGAGCAACGCCTGGAAAAAAACCTCGTTTCGCCTGAAGTTTCTCAGCCGTTCGCTGCTGAACTGGCGCACCACCCGCGGCCTGCTCAGCACCCTGGCCGCCAATCCGCTGCTGGACGAGATCCTGCGCGCGCAGCCTAACCTGCCGTGCAAGCTGCATCGCCCGTATCTGGCGGCGAACATGAACAAAATCGAGTGCCTGTTCGCGCTGCGCGATCATTACGATCTGCTGGTCCAGCGCATGCCGCTGAAGATGCGCCTCGGCCATCTCGGCCGGCAGCCGTTCGTGCTGGCCAGCGCGCAGGGCAAAAGCGGCGCGCCGGTCACGCTGGAACTGGCGGCGATCGACACGCTGAATAAGGAAGGGGAAGCGACCCTGCTGCTGCGCAACGCCAATGGCGTGATGCTGGCGGAGATCACCTTTGCGCTGATGCACTATCGGCAGCAGCCGACGCTGTTCATCGGCGGGCTGCAGGGCGCCAATCACCAGGTGCCGCACGCCGAGATCCAGCAAACCACCAAGGAATGCCACGGGCTGTTTCCGAAACGGCTGGTGCTGGAAGGCATCGGCACGCTGGCGCGCCACCTGGGCATCCGCCAGATCGTGGCGGTTGGCAACGCCACGCACATTTATCAGAACTGGCGTTATCAGAGCAAGAAGAAAGATCAGCTGCACGCCGATTACGATCAGTTTTGGATTTCAATGGGCGGCAAACCGCTCGACAGCGGCTATTTTCTGCTGCCGGAGCGCATCGCCCGCAAGCCGATTGATGAGGTCGTCAGCAAGAAACGCGCCGAATACCGCCGCCGTTATCAACTGCTCGATGAGCTGGAGCACGGGCTGGCGGCGCACTTCGGCGCCCGGTAA
- the macA gene encoding macrolide transporter subunit MacA, with protein sequence MTWFKGHRRRWTFILVAVAVIAAAAVWHFRHPAPTDFKTVKVAKRDLQQNVLATGQLDAVRKVDVGAQVSGQLESLDVEIGDKVKKGQLLGVIDPQQAKNSIREGEATLRELHAQLLQAQAEQRLAAVTLQRNQALAKLQAVSRQDLDQAATQLAVKKAQVGTINAQIARNQASLDTAKINLAYTRIEAPMDGDVVQITTLQGQTVIAAQQAPNILTLADLSTMLVKAQVSEADVINLKPGQKAWFTVLGDPTRRFDGVLKDIQPTPEKVNNAIFYYARFEVPNPEGLLRLQMTAQVHIQLAGVQQAQVIPLAALGDQIADNRYHVAVLKQGKEEQREVTIGMRNNIDVQILSGLRLGDEVIVSRGGAEAG encoded by the coding sequence TTGACGTGGTTTAAAGGACATAGACGACGCTGGACCTTCATTCTGGTGGCCGTCGCGGTTATCGCCGCGGCGGCAGTCTGGCATTTTCGCCATCCGGCGCCGACCGACTTTAAAACGGTGAAGGTGGCTAAGCGCGACCTTCAGCAAAACGTGTTGGCGACCGGCCAGCTGGACGCGGTGCGCAAGGTTGACGTCGGCGCCCAGGTCAGCGGGCAGTTGGAAAGCCTGGATGTCGAGATCGGCGACAAGGTCAAGAAAGGCCAGCTGCTGGGGGTGATCGACCCGCAGCAGGCGAAGAACAGCATCCGCGAAGGGGAGGCGACGCTGCGCGAGCTGCACGCTCAGCTGCTGCAGGCGCAGGCGGAGCAACGGCTGGCGGCGGTGACGCTGCAGCGCAACCAGGCGCTGGCCAAGCTGCAGGCGGTCTCACGCCAGGATCTGGATCAGGCGGCGACGCAGCTGGCGGTCAAAAAGGCGCAGGTGGGCACCATCAATGCGCAGATCGCCAGAAATCAGGCCAGCCTGGATACCGCCAAGATCAACCTGGCCTATACCCGCATCGAGGCGCCGATGGATGGCGACGTGGTGCAGATCACCACCCTGCAGGGCCAGACGGTGATCGCCGCGCAGCAGGCGCCGAACATTCTGACGCTGGCGGACCTCAGCACCATGCTGGTGAAGGCGCAGGTATCGGAGGCCGACGTCATCAACCTCAAACCGGGCCAGAAAGCCTGGTTTACCGTGCTGGGCGATCCCACCCGGCGCTTCGACGGCGTGCTGAAAGACATTCAGCCGACGCCGGAAAAGGTCAACAACGCCATCTTCTACTACGCGCGCTTCGAAGTGCCTAACCCGGAAGGGCTGCTGCGCCTGCAGATGACTGCGCAGGTGCACATTCAGCTGGCGGGCGTTCAGCAGGCGCAGGTGATCCCGCTGGCGGCGCTGGGCGATCAGATCGCCGACAACCGCTACCATGTTGCGGTGCTGAAGCAGGGCAAAGAAGAGCAACGCGAAGTGACCATCGGCATGCGCAACAATATCGACGTGCAGATCCTCAGCGGCCTGCGGCTGGGGGATGAAGTGATCGTCAGCCGCGGCGGCGCGGAGGCGGGCTGA
- the macB gene encoding macrolide ABC transporter ATP-binding protein/permease MacB translates to MAALLQLSGIRRSYRSGDQTVDVLKGVSLSIEAGEMVAIMGASGSGKSTLMNILGCLDKPSAGVYRVAGQDVATLNGDALAQLRREHFGFIFQRYHLLPHLSAAHNVEVPAVYAGLGKAARRERAVALLQRLGLGERVGYRPSQLSGGQQQRVSIARALMNGGQVILADEPTGALDSHSGEEVMAILKQLRAQGHTVIIVTHDPAVAQQAERIIEIRDGEIIADSRAARQDNPQGKPLELATAAPSWQQMTGRFREALVMAWRAMAANKMRTALTMLGIIIGIASVVSILVIGDAAKQMVLADIKSIGTNTVDIYPGKDFGDDDPTFRQSLKYEDLDALREQPYVGALSPSIGSSMRLRLGNVDVAANVSGVSEQFFRVYGMTFTQGTGIDPLQVQSQAQTVVIDANTQRRLFPHQKNVVGEVILVGNMPATVVGVAKEKQSMFGSSKTLSVWVPYSTMANRLMGNAYFDSITVRIRDGYSSREAEQQLTRLLTLRHGKKDFFTYNMDSLVQTAEKTTRTLQLFLTLVAVISLVVGGIGVMNIMLVSVTERTREIGIRMAVGARSGDVLQQFLIEAILVCLVGGALGIALSFAIGLLVQLVLPGWQISFPPAALLSAFICSTGIGVVFGYLPARNAARLNPIDALARE, encoded by the coding sequence ATGGCGGCGCTGTTGCAACTGAGCGGCATTCGCCGCAGCTATCGGTCGGGCGATCAGACGGTGGACGTGCTGAAGGGCGTCAGTCTGAGCATCGAGGCCGGCGAGATGGTGGCCATCATGGGCGCCTCCGGCTCCGGCAAATCGACGCTGATGAACATTCTCGGCTGCCTGGATAAACCGAGCGCCGGCGTGTATCGGGTGGCCGGGCAGGACGTGGCGACGCTGAACGGCGATGCGCTGGCCCAGCTGCGCCGCGAGCATTTCGGTTTTATCTTCCAGCGTTACCATCTGCTGCCGCATCTGAGCGCCGCGCATAACGTCGAGGTGCCGGCGGTCTACGCCGGGCTGGGCAAGGCGGCGCGGCGCGAGCGGGCGGTGGCGCTGCTGCAGCGGTTGGGGTTGGGCGAACGCGTCGGCTATCGGCCGAGCCAGCTTTCAGGCGGGCAGCAGCAGCGCGTCAGCATCGCGCGGGCGCTGATGAACGGCGGCCAGGTGATCCTGGCGGACGAACCGACCGGCGCGCTCGACAGCCACTCCGGCGAAGAGGTGATGGCCATCCTCAAGCAGCTGCGCGCGCAGGGGCATACGGTGATTATCGTCACCCACGATCCGGCGGTGGCGCAGCAGGCGGAGCGGATCATCGAGATCCGCGACGGCGAGATCATCGCCGACTCGCGCGCGGCGCGGCAGGACAATCCGCAGGGCAAACCGCTGGAGCTGGCGACGGCCGCCCCGTCCTGGCAGCAGATGACGGGCCGCTTCCGCGAGGCGCTGGTGATGGCCTGGCGGGCGATGGCCGCCAACAAGATGCGCACCGCGCTGACCATGTTGGGCATTATCATCGGCATCGCCTCGGTGGTGTCGATCCTGGTGATCGGCGACGCCGCCAAGCAAATGGTGCTGGCGGATATCAAGTCGATCGGCACCAACACCGTCGACATTTACCCCGGCAAGGACTTCGGCGACGACGATCCGACTTTTCGCCAGTCGCTGAAATACGAGGATCTCGATGCGCTGCGCGAACAGCCTTACGTCGGCGCGCTGTCGCCGTCGATCGGCAGCAGCATGCGGCTGCGGCTGGGCAACGTCGACGTGGCGGCCAACGTCAGCGGCGTCAGCGAACAGTTCTTCCGCGTCTATGGCATGACCTTCACGCAGGGCACCGGCATCGACCCGCTGCAGGTGCAGTCGCAGGCGCAGACGGTGGTGATCGACGCCAATACCCAGCGCCGGCTGTTCCCGCATCAGAAAAACGTGGTGGGCGAGGTGATCCTGGTGGGCAACATGCCGGCGACGGTGGTGGGCGTGGCCAAAGAGAAGCAGTCGATGTTCGGCAGCAGCAAGACGCTCAGCGTGTGGGTGCCGTACAGCACCATGGCGAACCGGCTGATGGGCAACGCCTATTTCGACTCGATCACCGTGCGCATCCGCGACGGCTACAGCAGCCGGGAGGCGGAGCAGCAGCTGACGCGCCTGCTGACGCTGCGCCACGGCAAGAAGGATTTCTTCACCTATAACATGGACAGCCTGGTGCAGACCGCGGAGAAAACCACCCGCACGCTGCAGCTGTTCCTGACGCTGGTGGCGGTGATCTCGCTGGTGGTCGGCGGCATCGGGGTGATGAACATCATGCTGGTGTCGGTCACCGAGCGCACGCGCGAGATAGGCATCCGCATGGCGGTGGGCGCCCGTTCCGGCGACGTGCTGCAGCAGTTCCTGATCGAGGCGATACTGGTGTGCCTGGTCGGCGGCGCGCTGGGGATTGCGCTGTCGTTCGCCATCGGCCTGCTGGTGCAGCTGGTGTTGCCGGGCTGGCAGATCAGCTTCCCGCCGGCGGCGCTGCTGAGCGCGTTTATCTGCTCAACCGGCATCGGCGTGGTGTTCGGCTACCTGCCGGCGCGCAACGCCGCGCGGCTGAACCCGATAGACGCCCTGGCGCGCGAGTAA
- the cspD gene encoding cold shock-like protein CspD, translating into METGTVKWFNNAKGFGFICPEGGGEDIFAHYSTIKMDGYRTLKAGQQVSFDVHQGPKGNHASLIVPLESEALA; encoded by the coding sequence ATGGAGACGGGTACTGTTAAATGGTTCAACAACGCCAAGGGCTTCGGGTTTATCTGCCCTGAAGGCGGCGGCGAAGATATTTTCGCTCATTACTCGACCATCAAGATGGATGGTTACAGGACGCTGAAGGCCGGCCAGCAGGTCAGCTTTGACGTGCACCAAGGGCCGAAAGGGAACCATGCGAGTCTTATTGTGCCGCTGGAAAGCGAGGCACTGGCCTAA
- the clpS gene encoding ATP-dependent Clp protease adapter ClpS, whose product MGNNNDWLNFEHLAEEKQIDAVKPPSMYKVILNNDDYTPMEFVIDVLQKFFSYDIERATQLMLRVHYEGKAICGVFTAEVAETKVVHVNRYARENEHPLLCTLEKA is encoded by the coding sequence ATGGGCAATAACAACGACTGGTTGAATTTCGAACATTTAGCCGAAGAAAAACAAATCGATGCGGTAAAACCGCCGTCTATGTATAAAGTTATACTTAACAACGACGATTACACGCCGATGGAATTTGTGATTGACGTTCTGCAAAAGTTCTTTTCTTATGATATTGAACGCGCAACGCAACTGATGCTCCGGGTCCACTATGAAGGCAAGGCGATATGCGGTGTTTTTACCGCCGAGGTGGCGGAAACCAAAGTCGTCCATGTGAACCGCTATGCAAGGGAGAACGAGCATCCGTTGCTTTGTACGCTGGAAAAAGCCTGA